The following coding sequences lie in one Azospirillum humicireducens genomic window:
- a CDS encoding response regulator gives MTEDLPHILVVDDDTRLRELLRKYLASNGFLVSTARDAADARAQLGGLAFDLLVLDIMMPGESGLSLTESLRRERDLPILLLTARDEPDDRIAGLEAGADDYLAKPFNPRELLLRINSILRRQAARPPEPAAPPAVPVRLGPLTYLPDRDELRQGDEVIRLTTAEASLLRILAASPGVTFTREELTERSKVAGNARTVDVQVTRLRRKIEADPREPRYLHTVRGEGYVLRPDP, from the coding sequence ATGACCGAAGACCTGCCTCATATCCTGGTCGTCGACGACGACACCCGCCTGCGCGAACTTCTGCGCAAGTACCTTGCGAGCAACGGCTTTCTGGTCAGCACGGCCCGTGACGCCGCGGATGCCCGCGCGCAGTTGGGCGGGCTGGCCTTCGACCTGCTGGTGCTCGACATCATGATGCCGGGCGAATCCGGGCTGTCGCTGACCGAGTCGCTGCGGCGCGAGCGCGACCTGCCGATCCTGCTGCTGACCGCCCGCGACGAGCCGGACGACCGCATCGCCGGGCTGGAGGCCGGGGCCGACGACTATCTCGCCAAGCCCTTCAACCCGCGCGAGCTTCTGCTGCGCATCAACTCCATCCTGCGCCGTCAGGCGGCCCGTCCGCCCGAACCGGCGGCGCCGCCCGCCGTGCCGGTACGGCTCGGCCCCCTGACCTATCTGCCCGACCGGGACGAGCTTCGCCAGGGCGACGAGGTGATCCGCCTGACGACGGCGGAGGCCAGCCTGCTGCGCATCCTCGCCGCCTCGCCCGGCGTGACCTTCACGCGCGAGGAATTGACCGAGCGCAGCAAGGTCGCCGGCAACGCCCGCACCGTCGATGTGCAGGTCACACGCCTGCGCCGCAAGATCGAGGCGGACCCGCGCGAGCCGCGCTATCTGCACACCGTCCGCGGCGAGGGGTATGTGCTGAGGCCCGATCCGTGA
- a CDS encoding ATP-binding protein, producing MTAASNPTVAARRAERRRRTPFLKRFLPRTLFGRTLLIIVTPVILAQAVATWIFYDRHWDTVTNRLAYAVAGDIATVIAMIEHDPSQDGRDWTLATVARTTDLIVTLEPGQILPDQRRRLSGLLERTLGKALDERIGRPFAINTRVAREWYEIRVQMADGVLSVMSPERRLFTPTSYIFILWMVGSAVVLFAVAILFMRNQIRPIKRLAIAADALGKGRDVSNFKMEGATEVRQAASAFLLMRERIQRQMNQRTEMLAGVSHDLRTPLTRMKLALDMIGDPELDPEVEELKADVAEMEQMIEGYLAFARGEGTEAVQPTDLTRLLNEVASGARRDGTEVTLSVPDGLVLPLRPNAVRRCIANLLVNAGRHAGTAWVKAERKEGVIEITVDDDGPGIPPYLREDVFKPFFRVDSSRNLDTGGSGLGLTIARDVARSHGGDITLDDSPYGGLRAVIRLPV from the coding sequence GTGACGGCGGCATCGAACCCGACGGTCGCGGCACGGCGGGCGGAACGGCGGCGGCGCACGCCGTTCCTGAAGCGGTTCCTGCCGCGCACCCTGTTCGGCCGGACTTTGCTGATCATCGTCACGCCGGTGATCCTGGCCCAGGCGGTGGCGACCTGGATCTTCTATGACCGCCATTGGGACACGGTGACCAACCGGCTGGCCTATGCCGTGGCCGGCGATATCGCCACCGTGATCGCCATGATCGAGCACGACCCGTCGCAGGACGGGCGCGACTGGACGCTGGCCACCGTCGCCCGCACCACCGATCTGATCGTGACGCTGGAGCCTGGGCAGATCCTGCCGGATCAGCGGCGCCGGCTGAGCGGACTGCTGGAACGCACGCTCGGCAAGGCTTTGGACGAACGGATCGGCCGCCCCTTCGCCATCAACACCCGCGTTGCACGGGAATGGTACGAGATCCGGGTGCAGATGGCCGACGGCGTTCTGTCGGTGATGTCGCCGGAGCGGCGGCTGTTCACGCCGACCAGCTATATCTTCATCCTGTGGATGGTCGGGTCGGCGGTGGTGCTGTTCGCCGTGGCGATCCTGTTCATGCGCAACCAGATCCGCCCGATCAAGCGGCTGGCCATTGCCGCCGACGCGCTGGGCAAGGGCCGCGACGTCTCCAACTTCAAGATGGAAGGAGCGACGGAGGTGCGGCAGGCGGCCTCCGCCTTCCTGCTGATGCGCGAACGCATCCAGCGCCAGATGAACCAGCGGACGGAGATGCTGGCCGGCGTCAGCCACGACCTGCGCACTCCGCTGACCCGGATGAAGCTGGCGCTGGACATGATCGGGGATCCCGAGCTCGACCCCGAGGTGGAGGAACTGAAGGCCGACGTCGCCGAGATGGAGCAGATGATCGAGGGCTATCTCGCTTTCGCCCGCGGCGAAGGAACGGAGGCGGTGCAGCCGACCGATCTCACGCGCCTTCTGAACGAGGTCGCCTCCGGCGCCCGGCGCGACGGGACGGAGGTGACGCTGTCGGTACCGGACGGGCTGGTCCTGCCACTGCGTCCCAACGCGGTCCGCCGCTGCATCGCCAACCTGCTGGTCAATGCGGGGCGCCATGCCGGCACCGCCTGGGTCAAGGCCGAGCGGAAGGAGGGGGTGATCGAGATCACCGTCGACGACGACGGCCCCGGCATTCCGCCCTATCTGCGCGAAGACGTGTTCAAGCCCTTCTTCCGCGTCGACAGCAGCCGCAATCTGGACACCGGTGGCTCGGGCCTGGGGCTGACCATCGCCCGCGACGTGGCCCGCAGCCATGGCGGCGACATCACGCTGGACGACAGCCCCTATGGCGGCCTGCGCGCGGTGATCCGGCTGCCGGTATGA
- a CDS encoding anthranilate synthase yields MTPSHLYPSHIFLADPAFLDPFATTTGGGLGVGRTAEPVEIAGALDTLAAGLDDRRGLLLSGGVEAPGRYRRQAMGFVDPPLAVTARGRTVRIDALNPRGRLLLPPIAAALDGHEALAGLEVTAGRITALVRRPAGVFTEEERSRQPSVFTVLRMLMALFSCPDEPFLGLYGAFGYDLAFQFEPIRRRLERPDDQRDLVLYLPDRLLVIDHAAGVARRFAYEFVVNGVSSEGVAGGGRVHAYRPDTNAAAGCDHAPGEYQQAVLAAKEAFRRGDLFEVVPGQTFAEPCTDSPSTVFRRLRAANPAPYEALVNLGDGEFLVAASPEMYVRVGTGPTAGRVETCPISGTVARGADALGDAAQILTLLNSAKDAAELTMCTDVDRNDKARVCEPGSVRVVGRRMIELYSRLIHTVDHVEGRLRDGFDALDAFLTHSWAVTVTGAPKRWAMQFLEDTERSPRRWYGGAFGRIGFDGGMDTGLTLRTIRMKDGVAFVRAGATLLSDSDPEAEDAECRLKASAFLDAVRGEGASPRLALVAAAASSAARRSGEGRRVLLVDHDDSFVHTLADYFRRTGATVTTLRHSHARAVLRDDPPDLLVLSPGPGRPEDFDIGGSVRTALELGVPVFGVCLGLQGMAESFGATLDRLPEPMHGKASSLIHEGRGLFEGLPQGMRVGRYHSLVARRDSLPPELRVTAETEDGTVMAIEHRTLPLAAVQFHPESILTLDGGHGLALIDRVMATLARRTGTLPDREQAA; encoded by the coding sequence ATGACGCCGTCACACCTGTATCCGTCCCACATCTTCCTGGCAGATCCCGCCTTCCTCGACCCGTTCGCCACCACCACCGGCGGCGGGCTGGGGGTGGGTCGTACCGCCGAGCCGGTGGAGATTGCCGGCGCACTCGACACGCTCGCCGCCGGGCTGGACGATCGGCGCGGCCTGCTGCTGTCCGGCGGCGTGGAGGCACCCGGCCGCTACCGCCGCCAGGCCATGGGGTTCGTCGATCCGCCCCTGGCCGTAACCGCCCGCGGCCGGACGGTGCGCATCGACGCGCTGAATCCGCGCGGCCGCCTTCTGCTGCCCCCGATTGCCGCCGCACTGGACGGGCATGAGGCGCTGGCCGGGCTGGAGGTGACGGCCGGCCGCATCACCGCCCTGGTCCGCCGGCCGGCAGGCGTCTTCACGGAGGAGGAACGCAGCCGCCAGCCATCGGTCTTCACGGTGCTGCGCATGCTGATGGCGCTGTTCTCCTGCCCGGACGAGCCGTTCCTTGGACTCTACGGCGCCTTCGGCTACGACCTCGCCTTCCAGTTCGAGCCGATCCGACGCCGGCTGGAGCGGCCGGACGACCAGCGCGATCTCGTGCTGTATCTGCCCGACCGGCTTCTGGTTATCGACCACGCTGCCGGGGTGGCCCGCCGCTTCGCTTATGAGTTCGTTGTGAACGGCGTTTCCAGCGAAGGGGTTGCCGGCGGCGGGCGGGTCCATGCCTATCGCCCCGACACCAACGCCGCCGCGGGGTGCGACCATGCGCCCGGCGAGTACCAGCAGGCGGTGCTGGCGGCGAAGGAGGCCTTCCGCCGCGGCGACCTGTTCGAGGTGGTGCCCGGCCAGACCTTCGCCGAGCCCTGCACCGACAGCCCCTCCACCGTCTTCCGCCGCCTGCGCGCCGCAAATCCCGCTCCTTACGAGGCGCTGGTCAATCTGGGGGATGGCGAGTTCCTGGTCGCCGCCAGCCCGGAGATGTATGTCCGCGTCGGCACCGGCCCCACCGCCGGGCGGGTGGAGACCTGCCCGATCTCCGGCACGGTGGCGCGCGGTGCCGATGCGCTGGGCGATGCCGCACAGATCCTGACGCTGTTGAACTCCGCCAAGGACGCGGCCGAACTGACCATGTGCACCGACGTCGACCGCAACGACAAGGCACGGGTGTGTGAACCCGGCTCGGTCCGTGTGGTCGGCCGGCGGATGATCGAGCTGTACTCCCGCCTGATCCACACGGTCGACCATGTGGAAGGGCGGTTGCGCGACGGCTTCGACGCGCTGGACGCCTTCCTCACCCACAGCTGGGCGGTCACGGTGACCGGCGCGCCCAAGCGTTGGGCCATGCAGTTCCTGGAGGACACCGAACGGTCGCCGCGCCGCTGGTACGGTGGAGCCTTCGGCCGCATCGGCTTCGACGGCGGGATGGACACCGGCCTGACGCTGCGCACCATCCGCATGAAGGACGGGGTCGCCTTCGTTCGTGCCGGCGCGACGCTGCTGTCCGACAGCGACCCGGAGGCGGAAGACGCCGAATGCCGCCTGAAGGCCTCCGCCTTCCTCGACGCCGTGCGGGGGGAAGGAGCGTCACCGCGACTGGCGCTGGTTGCCGCAGCGGCATCCTCCGCCGCCCGGCGGAGCGGAGAGGGGCGGCGGGTGTTGCTGGTCGACCATGACGACAGCTTCGTCCACACGTTGGCCGACTATTTCCGCCGGACCGGCGCGACGGTGACGACTCTGCGCCACAGCCATGCGCGGGCGGTACTGCGGGACGACCCGCCCGACCTGCTGGTGCTGTCGCCTGGGCCGGGGCGTCCTGAGGACTTCGACATCGGCGGCAGCGTGCGAACGGCGCTGGAGCTCGGCGTTCCGGTGTTCGGGGTCTGCCTGGGGCTGCAGGGAATGGCGGAGAGCTTCGGCGCGACGCTCGACCGCTTGCCGGAGCCGATGCACGGCAAGGCCTCTTCCCTGATCCACGAGGGTCGCGGCCTGTTCGAGGGGCTGCCGCAGGGAATGCGGGTCGGCCGCTATCATTCGCTGGTCGCAAGGCGCGACAGCCTGCCGCCTGAACTGCGCGTCACGGCCGAGACGGAGGACGGAACGGTGATGGCGATCGAGCACCGGACGCTGCCGCTGGCCGCCGTCCAGTTCCATCCCGAATCGATCCTGACGCTGGACGGCGGCCATGGGCTGGCACTGATCGACAGGGTGATGGCGACGCTGGCCCGGCGTACCGGCACGCTGCCGGACCGGGAGCAGGCTGCCTGA
- the phoU gene encoding phosphate signaling complex protein PhoU, with protein MSGGHTLAAFDTELAALRTAIDRMGELVERQVGLALDSLAGPDADIAGEVLKGDAEIDRLEMEVEAMTVRLLALRQPMAKDLREIVAALKIASNLERMGDFAGSVAKRAVTLATLPAAPPVASLVRMGRMVQAMIGDMRRAYTEQDADLAASVRDCDGEVDAAYTALFREFLTYMMETPAQITGCTHLLFAAKSIERIGDHATNVAENISFLVKGRLPSDERRKEDHSSYAVAPPPDGV; from the coding sequence ATGTCGGGTGGACACACGCTTGCGGCGTTCGACACTGAACTGGCGGCGCTGCGCACCGCCATCGACCGCATGGGCGAGCTGGTGGAGCGGCAGGTCGGGCTCGCGCTCGATTCGCTGGCCGGTCCGGACGCCGATATCGCGGGCGAGGTGCTGAAGGGCGACGCCGAGATCGACCGGCTGGAGATGGAGGTGGAGGCAATGACCGTCCGCCTGCTGGCTCTGCGCCAGCCGATGGCCAAGGACCTGCGCGAGATCGTCGCGGCGTTGAAGATCGCCTCCAACCTGGAACGGATGGGCGATTTCGCCGGCTCCGTCGCCAAGCGGGCGGTCACGCTCGCCACCCTGCCGGCGGCGCCGCCGGTCGCCTCGCTGGTCCGGATGGGCCGCATGGTGCAGGCGATGATCGGCGACATGCGCCGCGCCTACACCGAACAGGATGCCGATCTCGCCGCCTCCGTCCGCGATTGCGACGGGGAGGTCGATGCGGCCTATACCGCGCTGTTCCGCGAATTCCTGACCTACATGATGGAAACGCCGGCCCAGATCACGGGCTGCACCCATCTGCTGTTCGCCGCCAAGTCGATCGAGCGAATCGGCGACCATGCCACCAACGTGGCGGAGAATATCAGCTTCCTGGTCAAGGGCCGCCTGCCGTCGGACGAGCGCCGCAAGGAGGACCACAGCAGCTACGCAGTCGCTCCCCCGCCGGACGGGGTGTGA
- a CDS encoding pentapeptide repeat-containing protein, with translation MTPHELVAVLEKHERWLKNKSGGSRANLTMANMEGSNLSGVNLAQGKLSGANLSHCDLSNANLSTADLFAAHLTKADLSGCNLFRADLRGAHMRGAKMKRAILKEADLRGGALLYGGPGGGKGGKGLDFVRSDLSGTDFDDASLNNANLSGADLTDVSMNGADCEGALLTGATLMRASMKSCNLARADLRGSNLSGVNLQGAVLRDANLTGAMLAGANLRNADLQGAKLEGADLAGADTTGANLARSADNFSVQIQQALHSHYTWINTNGTMGARADLSGADLGHIDLSGVNLSGANLKRANLSGAKLREALLIMCDISESVLAGADLGGAILDGANLRGANMDGVRLDGAGIGWVDIKGPDGQPTGRLWAANLTGARLTNASCVRTNLRGANLSGCDFANANLTGAILSDANIRDAKFTGANLTGASLPPPPDPDDD, from the coding sequence ATGACACCGCACGAGTTGGTTGCCGTGCTGGAAAAGCACGAGCGCTGGCTGAAGAACAAGTCTGGCGGTTCGCGCGCCAACCTGACCATGGCGAACATGGAAGGCTCGAACCTGTCCGGCGTGAACCTGGCTCAAGGCAAGCTGTCCGGCGCCAACCTGTCCCATTGCGACCTGTCCAACGCCAATCTCAGCACCGCGGATCTGTTCGCCGCCCATCTGACCAAGGCCGACCTGTCCGGCTGCAACCTGTTCCGTGCCGACCTGCGCGGCGCCCACATGCGCGGCGCCAAGATGAAGCGCGCCATCCTGAAGGAGGCCGACCTGCGTGGCGGCGCCCTGCTCTATGGCGGGCCGGGCGGCGGCAAGGGTGGCAAGGGGCTGGATTTCGTCCGATCCGACCTGTCGGGCACCGATTTCGACGATGCATCGCTGAACAACGCCAACCTGTCCGGCGCGGACCTGACCGACGTGTCGATGAACGGCGCCGACTGCGAGGGCGCGCTGCTGACCGGCGCCACGCTGATGCGCGCCAGCATGAAGAGCTGCAATCTCGCCCGCGCCGATCTGCGCGGCAGCAACCTGTCGGGCGTGAACCTGCAGGGTGCCGTCCTGCGCGACGCCAACCTGACCGGAGCGATGCTGGCCGGCGCCAATCTGCGCAATGCCGATCTGCAGGGTGCCAAGCTGGAAGGGGCCGATCTGGCCGGTGCCGACACGACCGGTGCCAATCTGGCGCGGTCGGCCGACAATTTCTCCGTCCAGATCCAACAGGCCCTGCACAGCCATTACACCTGGATCAACACCAATGGCACGATGGGCGCGCGGGCCGACCTGTCCGGCGCCGACCTCGGCCACATCGATCTGTCCGGCGTGAATCTGTCCGGTGCCAATCTGAAACGCGCAAACCTCAGCGGCGCCAAACTGCGCGAGGCACTGCTGATCATGTGCGACATCTCCGAGTCGGTGCTGGCCGGCGCCGATCTCGGCGGCGCGATCCTGGACGGCGCCAATTTGCGGGGCGCCAACATGGATGGGGTGCGGCTGGACGGGGCCGGCATCGGCTGGGTCGACATCAAGGGGCCGGATGGCCAGCCGACCGGCCGGTTGTGGGCGGCGAACCTGACGGGAGCCCGGCTGACCAACGCGTCCTGCGTCCGCACCAATCTGCGCGGAGCCAACCTGTCGGGTTGCGATTTCGCCAACGCGAACCTGACCGGCGCGATCCTGAGCGACGCGAACATCCGCGATGCAAAATTCACCGGAGCGAACCTGACCGGCGCCAGCCTGCCGCCGCCGCCCGACCCGGACGACGATTGA
- a CDS encoding MarR family winged helix-turn-helix transcriptional regulator gives MEASVKGWEPDRPDGSEDAAGSADGALSFVVRDVNRAFARALQTRIARSGVSMGQWFFLRALWEEDGLTQRELSHRVGMMEPTTVTAVNVMEGQGLVQRVRNSHDRRKMNIFLTDKGRALRDSMMPSASEIAQLAIQGITPGELDLTLDVLRRVGANLNAAAASARDDGEE, from the coding sequence ATGGAGGCGTCTGTCAAGGGGTGGGAGCCGGATCGCCCCGACGGTTCGGAGGATGCGGCCGGCTCGGCCGATGGTGCTTTATCGTTCGTCGTCCGTGATGTGAACCGCGCATTCGCCCGCGCCCTGCAGACGCGCATCGCGCGGTCGGGCGTCAGCATGGGGCAATGGTTCTTCCTGCGCGCGCTGTGGGAGGAGGATGGCCTGACCCAGCGAGAACTCAGCCACCGCGTCGGCATGATGGAGCCGACAACCGTCACCGCGGTCAACGTGATGGAGGGGCAGGGTCTGGTTCAGCGGGTGCGCAACAGCCATGACCGCCGCAAGATGAACATCTTCCTGACCGACAAGGGCCGGGCGCTCCGCGATTCGATGATGCCCAGCGCGTCGGAGATCGCCCAACTCGCCATCCAGGGCATCACGCCAGGCGAACTGGACCTGACGCTGGACGTGCTCCGCCGCGTCGGTGCCAACCTCAATGCGGCAGCGGCGTCGGCCCGCGACGACGGCGAGGAGTGA
- the aguB gene encoding N-carbamoylputrescine amidase codes for MTASPTVPSSRTVTVAATQMACSWDRAANVDGVESLIREAAAKGAQIILPQELFETPYFCKDQKQSLFELAAPAEGHPVIQRMQSLARELSVVIPVSFFEKARNAYYNSMAMVDADGSLLGLYRKSHIPDGPGYQEKFYFSPGDTGIPVFKTRYATIGCAICWDQWFPETARVMALRGAEILLYPTAIGSEPQDSSIDSQGHWTRVMQGHAGANLMPLVASNRVGVEQGESCALTFYGSSFIAGPQGEIVAQADRESRAVLTATFDLDRIAAQRASWGIFRDRRPELYGAILTLDGETTPRR; via the coding sequence ATGACCGCTTCGCCGACCGTCCCCTCGTCCCGTACCGTCACCGTCGCCGCCACCCAGATGGCCTGCAGCTGGGACCGTGCCGCCAACGTCGACGGCGTCGAATCGCTGATCCGTGAGGCTGCCGCCAAGGGTGCGCAGATCATCCTGCCGCAGGAGCTGTTCGAGACCCCTTATTTCTGCAAGGACCAGAAGCAGTCTCTGTTCGAACTCGCAGCCCCGGCGGAAGGTCATCCGGTGATCCAGCGGATGCAGTCGCTGGCGCGCGAGCTGTCGGTGGTGATCCCCGTCAGCTTCTTCGAAAAGGCGCGGAACGCCTATTACAACTCCATGGCCATGGTCGATGCGGACGGCAGCCTGCTGGGCCTCTATCGCAAGTCCCATATCCCCGACGGACCGGGCTATCAGGAGAAGTTCTATTTCAGCCCCGGCGACACCGGCATCCCGGTGTTCAAGACCCGCTACGCCACCATCGGCTGCGCCATCTGCTGGGACCAGTGGTTTCCGGAAACCGCGCGGGTCATGGCGCTGAGGGGGGCGGAAATCCTGCTCTACCCGACCGCCATCGGATCGGAGCCGCAGGACTCCTCCATCGACAGCCAGGGCCATTGGACACGGGTGATGCAGGGCCATGCCGGCGCCAATCTGATGCCGCTCGTCGCCTCCAACCGCGTCGGCGTGGAACAGGGGGAAAGCTGCGCCCTGACCTTCTACGGCTCGTCCTTCATCGCCGGGCCGCAGGGCGAGATCGTCGCACAGGCCGACCGCGAAAGCCGCGCGGTGCTGACCGCGACCTTCGACCTCGACCGCATCGCCGCCCAGCGCGCCTCCTGGGGGATTTTCCGCGACCGCCGTCCGGAGCTTTATGGCGCCATTCTCACGCTGGACGGAGAGACCACGCCGCGACGCTGA
- a CDS encoding putative metalloprotease CJM1_0395 family protein produces the protein MWTVAADLSISSLPIGSYGTPRSRPARGEDGNASGVKGGGGSAGATDTVTLSDAAQQQVQKLKQIDANVRQHEAAHQAAGGSHAGGASFTYTRGPDGKNYATAGEVPIDVSAESEPAATIAKMEQVKAAALAPADPSPQDMRVAAQADAAKLKAQADLRRQGGEGQGGEGQGAEPPAARAAAAYGAAQSLGYARSDRGLTV, from the coding sequence ATGTGGACGGTGGCCGCCGACCTCTCCATCTCCAGCCTGCCCATCGGGAGCTATGGCACTCCGCGCAGCCGGCCGGCGCGCGGGGAGGACGGGAACGCGTCCGGCGTGAAGGGCGGCGGCGGTTCCGCCGGGGCGACCGACACGGTCACCCTGTCCGACGCCGCCCAGCAGCAGGTCCAGAAGCTCAAGCAGATCGATGCCAATGTCCGCCAGCACGAGGCGGCACATCAGGCGGCGGGCGGCAGCCATGCCGGCGGCGCGTCCTTCACCTACACGCGCGGGCCGGACGGCAAGAACTACGCGACCGCGGGCGAGGTGCCGATCGACGTCAGCGCCGAATCCGAGCCGGCCGCAACCATCGCCAAGATGGAGCAGGTGAAAGCCGCCGCCCTCGCTCCCGCCGATCCGTCACCGCAGGACATGCGCGTCGCCGCCCAAGCCGATGCGGCGAAGCTGAAGGCGCAGGCGGATCTGCGCCGCCAGGGTGGAGAGGGACAGGGCGGGGAAGGGCAGGGCGCCGAGCCCCCTGCCGCACGGGCCGCCGCCGCCTATGGCGCGGCACAGTCCCTGGGCTATGCCCGGTCGGACAGAGGGCTGACGGTCTGA
- a CDS encoding histone deacetylase family protein codes for MRRPPDSLPRRSREAARHRLIAGKHKDTSGVIVIHSEEHRLQAGRSELNDGQLVPCYEKPARADIVRARIEAVGFGPIVEPTRHGLAPLERVHDAGYLGFLQTAWDEWVKEHGADIDALPLNWVAPGMSRRRVPRSIDGRLGFYSFDAGTPITAGTWRAATAAADSALTGADRLRGGDRSAFSLCRPPGHHAGHAFYGGYCFLNNAAIAAQSLRDGGAARVAVLDVDYHHGNGTQEIFWERGDVLFVSIHADPIDEFPYFCGHADETGAGVGEGANLNLTLPWGTDWTGYAEALAAAAAKIREFGADALVLSLGADTYGGDPISRFRLLSEDFLRMGAAISGIGLPTLFVMEGGYAVDDLGVNVVNVLTGFEQA; via the coding sequence ATGCGCCGTCCACCCGACTCGCTGCCGCGGCGGAGCCGTGAAGCGGCAAGGCACCGGCTGATCGCCGGAAAACACAAGGATACCAGTGGCGTGATCGTCATCCACAGCGAAGAGCACCGGCTGCAGGCTGGCCGGTCCGAACTCAACGACGGCCAACTCGTCCCCTGCTACGAGAAGCCGGCGCGTGCCGACATCGTGCGGGCACGGATCGAGGCGGTGGGGTTCGGGCCCATCGTCGAACCCACCCGTCACGGCCTGGCCCCGCTGGAGCGGGTGCATGATGCCGGCTATCTCGGCTTCCTCCAGACCGCCTGGGACGAGTGGGTGAAGGAACATGGCGCCGATATCGACGCTCTGCCGCTGAATTGGGTGGCGCCGGGCATGTCGCGGCGGCGGGTGCCGCGGTCCATCGACGGTCGACTCGGCTTCTATTCCTTCGATGCCGGCACACCGATCACCGCCGGCACCTGGCGGGCGGCGACGGCGGCGGCGGACAGCGCACTGACCGGCGCCGACCGGCTGCGGGGCGGCGACCGCAGCGCCTTCTCGCTCTGCCGCCCGCCCGGCCACCATGCCGGACATGCGTTCTATGGCGGCTACTGCTTCCTGAACAATGCCGCCATTGCCGCGCAGTCCCTGCGCGACGGCGGAGCCGCTCGGGTTGCGGTGCTGGACGTCGATTACCACCACGGCAACGGCACGCAGGAGATTTTCTGGGAACGCGGCGACGTGCTGTTCGTGTCGATCCACGCCGATCCGATCGATGAGTTCCCCTATTTCTGCGGTCATGCCGACGAGACCGGCGCCGGGGTGGGCGAGGGGGCGAACCTGAACCTGACGCTGCCCTGGGGCACCGACTGGACCGGCTATGCCGAGGCGCTGGCTGCGGCGGCGGCGAAGATCCGGGAGTTCGGGGCCGACGCGCTGGTCCTGTCGCTGGGGGCGGACACCTATGGCGGCGATCCCATCTCCCGCTTCCGGCTGCTGTCGGAGGATTTCCTGCGCATGGGGGCTGCCATTTCCGGCATCGGTCTCCCGACGCTGTTCGTGATGGAAGGCGGCTATGCCGTCGACGATCTCGGCGTGAACGTCGTCAATGTGCTGACCGGCTTCGAGCAGGCTTGA